In a single window of the Phycisphaerae bacterium genome:
- a CDS encoding PQQ-binding-like beta-propeller repeat protein: protein MKRADPAPSRRASLHRSRVAVRILVWASFSALAEASPPTNTVPAPGESPQPTSVASTADWPMWGGRPDRNMVSNQRNLPTEWGVNDRGNLKWVATLGSQTFGNPVVAGGKVFIGTNNGRPRNPAIKGDKGVLMCFAEADGRFLWQAVHDKLEPPAELDWPEIGISSVPCVLGDRVYYVSNRGELACLDTEGFLDGTNDGPVTNEKAHGLAAADFVWTLDMVHELGVSPHQASASPPLVWDDLVFVVTGNGTDITAEQVPAPQAPSFIAVDRTTGRLVWGDHSPGDRILAGQWSGPACGLVNGRPQVVFPGGDGWIYAFEPATGKPLWKFNCNSHLPADVAADRGSLGHAVATPVFVDNKVFIAVGHAPESGNDGPGCLWAIDATKSGDVSAAPVWRYTADDFAHSISTVAIHRGLLYPPVA from the coding sequence ATGAAACGAGCGGATCCAGCCCCTTCGCGTCGTGCCTCCCTTCACCGTTCCCGGGTGGCAGTCAGGATCCTCGTTTGGGCATCCTTCTCCGCACTTGCCGAGGCATCCCCCCCCACCAACACCGTCCCTGCTCCCGGCGAATCCCCCCAGCCCACCTCCGTCGCGTCAACCGCGGACTGGCCCATGTGGGGCGGCCGCCCCGACCGCAACATGGTCTCCAACCAGCGAAACCTGCCTACCGAGTGGGGGGTCAACGACAGGGGCAACCTCAAATGGGTAGCCACTCTGGGTTCCCAGACCTTTGGCAATCCCGTTGTGGCCGGCGGCAAGGTCTTCATCGGCACCAACAACGGCAGGCCGCGTAACCCGGCGATCAAGGGCGACAAGGGCGTGCTGATGTGTTTCGCGGAAGCCGATGGCAGGTTCCTCTGGCAGGCCGTCCATGACAAGCTCGAGCCCCCAGCCGAACTCGACTGGCCGGAGATTGGGATCTCCTCGGTGCCTTGTGTCCTGGGCGATCGCGTCTACTACGTCAGCAACCGCGGCGAACTCGCTTGCCTGGACACCGAAGGCTTCCTTGACGGCACGAACGATGGCCCGGTCACGAATGAGAAAGCCCATGGCCTCGCCGCGGCCGATTTTGTGTGGACGCTCGATATGGTCCACGAGCTTGGCGTCTCGCCCCACCAAGCCTCGGCCTCCCCGCCGCTGGTGTGGGACGATCTGGTCTTCGTGGTCACCGGCAATGGCACCGACATCACCGCCGAGCAGGTTCCGGCCCCGCAGGCCCCCAGCTTCATCGCCGTAGACCGAACCACCGGCCGGCTCGTCTGGGGTGATCACTCGCCCGGCGATCGCATCCTGGCCGGCCAGTGGTCAGGCCCGGCGTGTGGCTTGGTGAACGGCCGGCCCCAGGTCGTATTCCCCGGCGGCGACGGCTGGATATACGCCTTTGAGCCTGCCACCGGGAAACCGCTCTGGAAGTTCAACTGCAACTCGCATTTGCCGGCCGATGTGGCCGCCGACCGCGGATCCCTGGGGCATGCCGTCGCTACCCCGGTCTTCGTCGACAACAAGGTGTTCATCGCCGTCGGGCATGCCCCGGAGAGCGGCAACGACGGTCCCGGCTGTCTTTGGGCCATCGATGCGACCAAGTCGGGCGACGTCAGCGCCGCCCCGGTCTGGCGATACACCGCCGACGATTTCGCTCACAGCATCTCGACGGTGGCCATTCACCGTGGCCTACTCTACCCCCCAGTTGCATAA
- a CDS encoding tetratricopeptide repeat protein codes for MRPRVYPVYYPAYVASSTYVVSAPVVAQTVVVAPPVQPAVATTGSALALPADQLKQMVTTGTQYFRDGRYNEAADLFLRVANADPQNVDAWLSYGMARFATGDYAASAEALRRGIRLFPQVVDSAMDVRSAYGDPADFDRQWDQLARRLQDVPGDTDALLVVGFVYHFVGDREHAAEVFRHIKDQVAADGDIADFFLNAKPLAEATTAVGRNQGPAPAAAVERPVGAVPSSSPMPVALFQGMVSRDSRVAGKEMLTVDGIVIKVEDTDGHPLDADLQIRVGGTRWNYEDLPIGTVIQVVGISGRSHHVQVTALEDHSETVWFTVSP; via the coding sequence GTGCGTCCCCGGGTCTACCCGGTCTACTACCCCGCTTACGTCGCGTCCTCGACCTACGTGGTGTCGGCCCCTGTGGTGGCGCAAACCGTGGTTGTCGCGCCTCCTGTTCAGCCCGCGGTGGCGACTACCGGTTCGGCCCTGGCCCTGCCGGCGGACCAGTTGAAGCAGATGGTGACCACCGGGACTCAGTACTTCCGGGATGGCCGGTACAACGAAGCGGCCGATCTGTTCTTGCGGGTTGCGAACGCCGACCCGCAGAACGTGGATGCATGGTTGTCGTACGGCATGGCCCGGTTTGCGACCGGCGACTATGCCGCGTCGGCGGAGGCCCTTCGCCGCGGGATCCGGCTGTTCCCGCAGGTAGTCGATTCTGCGATGGATGTGCGTAGCGCGTATGGCGACCCGGCGGACTTTGATCGGCAGTGGGACCAGCTGGCGCGGCGGCTGCAGGATGTGCCGGGGGATACCGACGCTCTGCTGGTGGTTGGTTTCGTCTATCACTTCGTCGGTGACCGCGAGCACGCCGCGGAGGTATTCAGGCACATCAAGGACCAGGTTGCCGCGGACGGCGACATTGCGGACTTCTTCCTGAATGCCAAGCCCCTGGCGGAGGCCACTACGGCCGTTGGCCGGAATCAGGGGCCTGCCCCTGCCGCCGCCGTGGAGCGACCGGTGGGGGCGGTCCCGTCGTCGTCGCCGATGCCGGTAGCCCTTTTCCAGGGCATGGTGAGCCGGGACAGCCGGGTGGCCGGCAAGGAGATGCTCACGGTGGATGGGATCGTCATCAAGGTGGAGGACACGGACGGGCATCCGCTGGACGCAGACCTGCAGATTCGTGTTGGCGGCACTAGGTGGAACTATGAGGATCTCCCGATTGGGACGGTGATTCAGGTGGTGGGTATATCCGGCCGGAGTCACCACGTCCAGGTGACCGCCCTGGAGGACCACAGCGAGACGGTCTGGTTCACGGTGAGCCCTTAG
- a CDS encoding carbohydrate porin — MMRQWRLAAAFFLSIGVQAALAQVAAEPGGPSPAAAQASDSKAAAEKAVAEEKTAAVGEKASFAGDNWMDWKKMTGDWGGLRNQMADAGITFDINVTQILQGNAHGGVDTKNGHRYSGSGDLTLTLDTAKMGLWDGGTFVLNAEPKWGDGILNKVGSLMPVNMDAVKPGFGEGCMMTLSEFFYQQVLFDGKLILLAGKLDGSRAFDTNVFANDERTQFMNLALRNNPVIPLFLPYTTMGVGAVVNPIEALSIRTAVTDAEGQAKTTGFETTFHGPTHTSLLHEWDIKVKPFGLPGNQRFGFLWTSMEKQHLQPKSPFKELGPTLTKVVGPKVMGWMAPYLPFDTSPDEVGLFYNFDQYLYTESDDPTQGVGLFGRFGWARQDASAIAHHYSFGVGGKGVIPTRDNDTFGVGYYYLDLSNKMPDAYNCEQGVEVYYNIAITPWLHISPDLQVIMDPGGSEAHDVSVVYGVRMQVNL, encoded by the coding sequence ATGATGAGGCAATGGAGACTGGCAGCGGCGTTCTTCCTTTCGATCGGCGTCCAGGCGGCTCTTGCCCAGGTTGCGGCCGAACCGGGCGGACCAAGCCCCGCGGCGGCCCAGGCCAGCGATTCGAAGGCCGCGGCGGAGAAGGCGGTTGCGGAGGAGAAGACCGCCGCCGTCGGCGAGAAGGCCTCCTTCGCCGGCGACAACTGGATGGACTGGAAGAAGATGACCGGCGACTGGGGTGGTCTCCGGAATCAAATGGCGGATGCCGGCATCACTTTCGACATCAACGTCACGCAGATCCTGCAGGGCAATGCGCACGGGGGCGTGGACACGAAGAACGGTCACCGCTATTCCGGATCCGGCGACCTGACGCTGACGCTGGACACGGCCAAGATGGGTCTGTGGGACGGCGGCACCTTCGTGCTGAACGCCGAGCCCAAGTGGGGCGACGGCATTCTCAACAAGGTGGGTTCGCTGATGCCGGTCAACATGGATGCGGTCAAACCCGGCTTTGGAGAGGGCTGCATGATGACCCTCTCGGAGTTCTTCTACCAGCAAGTGCTGTTCGATGGGAAGCTGATTCTTCTGGCGGGCAAGCTCGACGGCTCCCGGGCCTTCGACACCAACGTCTTCGCCAATGACGAGCGCACCCAGTTCATGAACCTGGCGCTGCGCAACAATCCGGTCATTCCGTTGTTTCTTCCATACACGACGATGGGCGTGGGAGCGGTGGTGAATCCGATCGAGGCATTGTCCATCCGCACTGCGGTGACGGACGCCGAGGGCCAGGCCAAGACGACCGGTTTCGAGACCACGTTCCACGGGCCGACGCATACCTCGCTGCTCCATGAATGGGATATCAAGGTCAAGCCGTTCGGCCTGCCGGGCAACCAGCGTTTTGGCTTCCTGTGGACCTCGATGGAGAAGCAGCATCTGCAACCCAAGTCACCCTTCAAGGAACTGGGACCGACCTTGACCAAGGTGGTTGGGCCTAAGGTCATGGGCTGGATGGCCCCGTACCTGCCCTTTGACACCAGCCCTGACGAAGTGGGCCTGTTCTACAACTTCGACCAGTACCTCTACACCGAAAGCGACGATCCGACCCAGGGCGTCGGCCTCTTCGGCCGGTTCGGCTGGGCCCGGCAGGACGCCTCGGCGATTGCCCACCACTACAGCTTTGGTGTCGGCGGCAAGGGAGTCATTCCCACACGCGACAACGACACCTTCGGCGTCGGCTACTACTATCTCGATCTGAGCAACAAGATGCCGGACGCATACAACTGCGAACAAGGCGTCGAGGTCTACTACAACATCGCCATCACTCCTTGGCTCCATATTTCGCCGGACCTCCAGGTCATCATGGATCCTGGTGGAAGCGAGGCTCACGATGTGTCCGTCGTCTATGGCGTGAGGATGCAAGTGAACCTGTGA
- a CDS encoding TrpB-like pyridoxal phosphate-dependent enzyme produces MQIKVLLEEHEIPRQWYNLGADLPSPMQPPLGPTGQPVRPEMLTPVFPMNIIEQEVSRERWITIPDEILEMLYRWRPTPLHRAVFLERALKTPARIYYKDESVSPPGSHKPNTAVAQAWYNKQAGIKRITTETGAGQWGSALAFACRLLGLECKVYMVRISFDQKPFRRLMMETWGGKCIASPSTETQTGRAILEQDPNTPGSLGIAISEAIEDAVGDETGKTRYSLGSVLNHVMLHQTIIGLEVKKQFAKIGEKKVDVVIGCAGGGSNFAGLAFPFMADKIAGADITIIPTEPSSCPKMTRGPFAYDFGDTAGMTPLLPMFTLGHTFVPPPIHAGGLRYHGMAPLVCQSIVEGLAEPRAIHQIECYEAAVLFAQTEGIIPAPETSHAIAATIQEANKAKEEGKEKVIVFNFSGHGLMDLVGYEKYFAGRLEDYPLPEELMNRSLAAIKDLPKPKPVRTGRWKSARADVV; encoded by the coding sequence ATGCAAATCAAAGTATTGCTTGAAGAACACGAGATTCCTCGTCAGTGGTACAATCTGGGTGCGGATCTCCCCAGCCCCATGCAGCCGCCCCTCGGTCCGACGGGGCAGCCGGTCCGGCCGGAGATGCTCACCCCTGTCTTTCCCATGAATATCATCGAGCAGGAGGTAAGCCGAGAGCGATGGATCACCATTCCAGACGAGATTCTGGAGATGCTCTATCGCTGGCGACCCACTCCGCTTCACCGGGCGGTCTTCCTGGAGCGAGCCCTGAAGACGCCGGCCCGCATCTATTACAAGGATGAAAGCGTCAGCCCGCCGGGGAGCCACAAGCCCAATACCGCCGTCGCCCAGGCGTGGTACAACAAGCAGGCCGGCATCAAGCGAATCACCACCGAGACGGGAGCGGGACAGTGGGGCAGCGCCTTGGCATTCGCCTGTCGCCTGCTGGGTCTGGAGTGCAAGGTGTACATGGTCCGAATCAGCTTCGATCAGAAGCCGTTCCGCCGGTTGATGATGGAAACCTGGGGCGGCAAGTGCATCGCCAGTCCAAGCACGGAAACCCAGACCGGCCGGGCGATCCTCGAGCAGGATCCGAACACGCCAGGCAGCCTGGGCATCGCCATCAGCGAGGCCATCGAGGACGCCGTGGGCGATGAGACCGGCAAGACGCGGTATTCCCTCGGGAGCGTGCTCAACCACGTCATGCTGCATCAGACGATCATCGGCCTCGAGGTCAAGAAGCAGTTCGCCAAGATCGGCGAGAAGAAGGTCGATGTGGTCATCGGATGTGCCGGCGGCGGCAGCAACTTCGCGGGCCTGGCGTTCCCGTTCATGGCCGACAAGATCGCCGGGGCAGACATCACCATCATCCCAACCGAGCCGAGCAGCTGCCCGAAGATGACCCGCGGGCCGTTCGCCTACGATTTCGGGGATACGGCCGGCATGACCCCTCTGCTTCCGATGTTCACGCTGGGACACACCTTCGTGCCCCCGCCCATCCACGCGGGGGGACTGCGCTACCACGGCATGGCTCCGCTGGTCTGTCAGTCCATCGTGGAGGGCTTGGCCGAGCCGAGGGCGATCCACCAGATCGAATGCTACGAAGCCGCGGTCCTCTTTGCCCAGACCGAAGGCATCATCCCCGCTCCGGAGACCAGTCACGCCATCGCAGCCACCATCCAGGAAGCCAACAAAGCCAAGGAAGAGGGCAAGGAGAAGGTGATTGTCTTCAACTTCAGCGGCCATGGACTGATGGATCTGGTTGGCTACGAGAAGTACTTTGCCGGCCGGCTGGAGGACTACCCGCTGCCCGAGGAACTGATGAACCGATCGCTGGCCGCGATCAAGGACCTGCCCAAGCCCAAACCGGTCCGCACCGGCCGGTGGAAATCGGCTCGCGCTGACGTGGTGTGA
- a CDS encoding CPBP family intramembrane metalloprotease translates to MTDDPCVTSPSPNGPAGEGTRAVNLLLFIGVFFVTWAILAKTLWYSPAKPWLDARLGKQAADVALSCLKAAIWLGTAAIFLRWRGCSDGLASLALKDHVCRGLFLGLAIGALSLAKDFIRVTHIEHREPLPLSDPAALVIMIIGAPFIEEVLFRGCILQALRQHARFGWANLAQAILFFAIHLPGWFFAGTLTTHLHPGTSLSIFVLGFFQGYLLKWTRSLWPCVLLHFANNYGARL, encoded by the coding sequence ATGACGGACGATCCGTGCGTGACTTCGCCGAGCCCAAACGGCCCTGCCGGCGAGGGGACGCGTGCCGTCAACCTGCTCCTGTTCATCGGCGTGTTCTTCGTGACATGGGCCATCCTCGCCAAGACACTCTGGTACTCGCCGGCCAAGCCCTGGCTCGACGCGCGGTTGGGCAAGCAGGCGGCCGACGTGGCTCTGTCGTGCCTGAAGGCGGCTATCTGGCTGGGTACCGCCGCAATCTTCCTGCGATGGCGAGGATGCTCCGACGGGCTCGCTTCGCTGGCTCTCAAGGACCACGTCTGCCGCGGTCTGTTCCTCGGTCTTGCGATCGGGGCGTTGTCCCTGGCGAAGGACTTCATCCGGGTGACGCATATCGAGCACCGGGAGCCACTGCCGCTGTCCGATCCGGCAGCCTTGGTGATCATGATCATCGGAGCGCCGTTCATCGAAGAAGTGCTGTTCCGGGGGTGCATCCTGCAGGCGTTGAGGCAGCATGCTCGCTTCGGGTGGGCGAACCTGGCTCAGGCGATTCTCTTCTTTGCCATCCACCTGCCCGGCTGGTTCTTCGCCGGTACGCTCACGACCCACCTCCACCCTGGCACGTCACTGTCCATCTTCGTTCTCGGCTTCTTCCAGGGCTATCTGCTCAAATGGACCCGGAGCCTCTGGCCCTGTGTTTTGCTCCACTTCGCGAACAACTACGGAGCCCGGCTGTGA
- a CDS encoding beta-glucosidase, producing MSPRRAMTIMCLLVGLSSVGLRAGDTVATAQPRHSPEVEALLTQVQQAGIRYFDAFGHPVSGLAREGTGHGPDVCAVGATGMGLFNLMVGVERGFLTRAQAARRIRQMLRFLATKADRFHGAFPHWLDGRTGKVIPFSPNDDGADLVETAYLAQGLIAVREYFSADDPVETELRRLAEKMWREIEWDFFVKEKNADAYLLWHWSPRVEWRMNHPVRGFNECQITYLLALASPTHAVPAKCYWQGWQGRDYAREREHYGVHVSLGRGLEMPLFFVHYSYLGFDPRAISFEGKTYFEHFRDLCRVQVQYARVKSGTFAGYGPLWGLTACLGPDGYKAFAPGDGDDGTLAPTAALSSMPYVPQESLSCLLELDQRYRARLWGGYGFADSFNLSRAWVSKTWLGIDLGPIAPMIENYRTGLCWRVFMKASEIEPVLRLLREPQSGPKPS from the coding sequence ATGTCACCGCGACGAGCCATGACCATCATGTGTCTGCTGGTCGGCCTGTCGTCCGTCGGCCTCCGTGCGGGGGACACGGTCGCGACCGCGCAACCGCGTCATTCGCCCGAAGTCGAGGCCCTGCTGACCCAGGTACAGCAGGCGGGCATCCGCTACTTCGATGCGTTTGGCCATCCGGTTTCGGGTCTGGCCCGGGAGGGTACCGGTCACGGCCCCGACGTTTGCGCCGTCGGCGCGACGGGCATGGGGCTCTTCAATCTGATGGTCGGCGTCGAGCGTGGCTTCCTCACCCGGGCCCAGGCCGCGAGGCGGATTCGCCAGATGCTCCGGTTCCTGGCGACCAAGGCCGACCGATTCCATGGCGCCTTCCCGCACTGGCTCGACGGGCGGACCGGGAAGGTCATCCCGTTCAGTCCCAACGACGACGGCGCGGATCTGGTCGAGACCGCGTACCTGGCTCAAGGGCTGATCGCGGTGCGCGAGTACTTCTCGGCGGACGATCCGGTCGAGACCGAGTTGCGCCGCTTGGCCGAGAAGATGTGGCGGGAGATCGAATGGGACTTCTTCGTGAAGGAGAAGAACGCCGACGCGTACCTCCTGTGGCATTGGTCGCCGCGGGTCGAGTGGAGGATGAACCACCCGGTGCGCGGTTTCAACGAGTGCCAGATCACCTATCTGCTGGCTTTGGCTTCCCCGACCCACGCGGTGCCAGCCAAGTGTTACTGGCAGGGATGGCAGGGCCGTGACTATGCCCGAGAGCGCGAGCACTATGGCGTTCATGTCTCTCTGGGCCGAGGCCTGGAGATGCCTCTCTTCTTCGTCCACTACTCGTATCTCGGGTTCGACCCCCGAGCGATCTCCTTCGAGGGCAAGACCTACTTCGAGCACTTCCGGGATCTGTGCCGCGTGCAGGTTCAGTATGCCCGGGTCAAGAGCGGCACCTTCGCAGGCTATGGCCCCCTGTGGGGCTTGACGGCCTGTCTCGGTCCCGACGGCTACAAGGCGTTTGCCCCTGGTGATGGTGACGACGGCACGCTCGCTCCTACCGCCGCCCTGTCCAGCATGCCGTACGTCCCTCAGGAGAGCCTGTCCTGTCTGCTGGAGCTGGATCAACGCTACCGGGCTCGTCTGTGGGGCGGCTACGGCTTTGCCGACTCCTTCAACCTCTCTCGGGCCTGGGTGTCGAAGACTTGGCTGGGAATCGACCTCGGGCCGATCGCCCCCATGATCGAGAACTACCGGACCGGACTGTGCTGGCGGGTGTTTATGAAGGCGTCTGAGATCGAACCCGTCCTGCGGCTTCTCCGCGAGCCGCAATCCGGGCCCAAGCCCAGCTGA